The proteins below are encoded in one region of Elusimicrobiaceae bacterium:
- a CDS encoding SEC-C domain-containing protein, protein MWNPFKKKSTPQADTKDVAKADKPAKKESIEQRIEREIESLPGMIKNKLKDPQIKQRFIDIAKRMEKDGVDFKSIRQMKKWMKEHEAELKAENATGVQKVETVVHEGPRIGRNDPCPCGSGKKYKKCCGADK, encoded by the coding sequence ATGTGGAATCCATTTAAGAAAAAATCTACCCCTCAGGCCGATACAAAAGATGTCGCAAAAGCAGATAAACCGGCCAAAAAGGAAAGCATTGAGCAGCGTATTGAACGCGAAATAGAATCCTTACCGGGAATGATTAAAAATAAACTCAAAGACCCGCAAATCAAACAGCGTTTTATCGATATCGCTAAACGCATGGAAAAAGATGGCGTGGATTTCAAAAGCATTCGCCAAATGAAGAAATGGATGAAAGAGCATGAGGCTGAACTCAAAGCCGAAAATGCCACCGGTGTACAAAAAGTAGAAACCGTTGTGCATGAAGGGCCGCGCATCGGCCGCAATGATCCTTGCCCGTGTGGCAGCGGCAAAAAGTACAAAAAGTGCTGTGGCGCAGATAAATAA
- the crcB gene encoding fluoride efflux transporter CrcB, with the protein MSKLLFIFIGGGVGASLRYAISLLFLHQHKPLWLGTLTANTAGCFLIGCIYGILLSKSQFLSDPLKLGLTVGFLGGLTTFSTFSWETLTFLKEAKLLAGIGYMQASCLVGLLCAWAGYLVSGRF; encoded by the coding sequence ATGAGCAAACTATTATTTATCTTTATAGGTGGGGGAGTTGGGGCAAGCCTGCGATACGCCATATCCCTTCTATTTCTTCATCAACATAAACCTTTGTGGTTGGGAACGCTGACCGCTAATACTGCAGGATGCTTTTTGATTGGTTGTATATATGGCATACTGCTTAGTAAATCCCAATTTCTATCTGATCCTTTAAAATTAGGCTTAACTGTCGGTTTTTTAGGAGGGCTGACCACCTTTTCTACCTTTAGTTGGGAAACATTGACCTTTTTAAAAGAAGCAAAACTGTTGGCCGGCATAGGATATATGCAAGCAAGTTGTTTAGTAGGACTGCTATGTGCGTGGGCGGGCTATCTTGTATCCGGCCGATTTTAA
- the cdd gene encoding cytidine deaminase — protein MSIKLTKDIINALADAAVAVKKYSYSPYSHFKVGAAVLTEDGQIYAGTNIENSSYGLTICAERNAIFKAVCDGHRRFAALALCTDEVSGSDFGTPCGACRQVMTEFMDQDMPMLMISAPKKGERKIFKKKLKDFMPYPFPKLYE, from the coding sequence ATGAGTATAAAACTTACCAAAGACATCATTAACGCCTTAGCCGATGCTGCTGTGGCCGTCAAAAAATATTCGTACTCTCCCTACTCTCATTTTAAAGTAGGCGCTGCCGTATTAACCGAAGATGGACAAATTTATGCCGGCACCAATATTGAAAATTCTTCTTATGGATTAACTATCTGTGCCGAACGAAACGCCATTTTTAAAGCCGTCTGTGACGGACATCGCCGTTTTGCTGCCTTAGCCTTATGTACTGACGAAGTAAGCGGAAGCGATTTTGGTACTCCTTGCGGTGCTTGCCGCCAAGTCATGACGGAATTTATGGACCAAGATATGCCTATGCTTATGATTTCTGCTCCTAAAAAAGGAGAAAGAAAAATATTCAAAAAGAAACTAAAAGATTTTATGCCGTATCCTTTTCCAAAACTTTATGAATAA